In a genomic window of Pseudomonas mohnii:
- a CDS encoding anti-CBASS protein Acb1 family protein, translating to MSAFTYLKDSLQNLVAGLGTARDKASHSSYGVPDMDDLQLLNAFRGSWAARKGVSIPAIDACRNWRNWQADKEQIQKIEAEESHLNVQGKILEALLKARLFGGAAVFIGTGERDTASELNPERIWKGGIKYLTVMTRRQLTATEIEQDPQSDRFGKPKAYRLPGSMVEIHPSRLVIFIGQQHPDPELAQGAAFGWGDSVLLSAMPAVKHYDETMANVVSLVYEAKIDVINIPNLMTSMQDKNYERLLLERLRLAAIAKGINGALILDGQETHSSKTANFGTLPDVIAKTEQGVAGAFDIPGSRMFGLSSGGLNSNGEENTRNYYDNVASRQKLELMPAMSVLDECLIRSALGNRPKEIHYAWAPLWQATAKERADIGKITADTIKTLNETKLFPSDAISKASVNLLVEMSIMPGLEAAIEEFGTELPDEEVGDEVNSPPQATKTPISDAAPRTLYVSRKVTNGDEIIAWAKAQGFDSTVPAESLHVTVAYSRNPVDWMKIGETWSGDGDGHLKVVPGGARLVDKLGEGAVALLFNSSELAWRHVSINEATGASWDWPEYQPHITFTYEPGSVDLEAVEPYRGKIELGPEIFEEITQ from the coding sequence ATGAGCGCATTTACCTACCTGAAAGACAGCCTGCAGAACCTGGTCGCGGGACTGGGTACTGCGCGCGACAAGGCCTCGCACTCCAGCTACGGCGTGCCGGACATGGATGATCTCCAGCTGCTGAACGCTTTTCGAGGTTCGTGGGCTGCTCGGAAGGGCGTGTCGATCCCGGCAATCGATGCCTGTCGTAACTGGCGCAACTGGCAGGCCGACAAGGAGCAGATCCAGAAGATCGAGGCCGAAGAGTCTCACTTAAACGTCCAGGGCAAGATTCTGGAGGCTCTGCTGAAGGCTCGCCTGTTTGGTGGCGCCGCAGTGTTCATCGGCACCGGTGAGCGTGATACGGCATCCGAGCTCAACCCCGAGCGCATCTGGAAGGGCGGCATCAAGTACCTGACGGTGATGACTCGCCGGCAGTTGACCGCTACGGAGATCGAGCAAGACCCGCAAAGCGATCGCTTCGGCAAGCCCAAGGCCTACCGGCTGCCGGGCTCAATGGTCGAGATTCACCCTTCGCGCCTGGTGATCTTCATAGGTCAGCAGCACCCCGATCCTGAATTGGCCCAAGGCGCTGCCTTTGGGTGGGGGGATTCGGTGTTGTTGTCGGCCATGCCGGCGGTGAAGCACTACGACGAGACGATGGCCAACGTGGTCAGCCTGGTCTATGAGGCAAAGATCGACGTCATCAACATCCCGAACCTGATGACGAGCATGCAGGACAAGAATTACGAGCGGCTGTTGCTTGAGCGCTTGCGGCTGGCAGCCATTGCCAAAGGCATCAACGGGGCGCTGATCCTCGACGGCCAGGAGACGCACAGCTCGAAGACGGCGAACTTCGGCACGTTGCCGGACGTAATCGCCAAGACCGAGCAGGGTGTTGCTGGGGCCTTCGATATCCCGGGCTCACGCATGTTCGGACTGTCTTCTGGCGGCCTGAACTCCAACGGCGAGGAGAATACTCGCAACTACTACGACAACGTCGCTTCACGCCAGAAGCTGGAGCTGATGCCCGCCATGAGCGTGCTGGACGAATGCCTAATCCGTTCCGCACTGGGCAATCGACCGAAGGAAATCCACTACGCCTGGGCGCCACTCTGGCAGGCCACGGCGAAAGAGCGGGCCGATATCGGCAAGATCACGGCGGACACCATCAAGACTCTCAACGAGACGAAGCTGTTCCCGTCGGACGCCATCTCGAAGGCGTCGGTCAATCTGCTGGTCGAGATGAGCATTATGCCGGGCCTTGAGGCTGCCATTGAAGAGTTCGGCACAGAGCTGCCAGATGAAGAGGTGGGTGACGAGGTGAATTCGCCGCCTCAGGCGACCAAGACGCCGATCAGTGATGCGGCACCCCGAACCCTGTACGTGTCCCGCAAGGTTACCAACGGCGACGAGATCATCGCGTGGGCCAAGGCTCAAGGGTTCGATTCAACCGTTCCGGCCGAAAGCCTGCATGTCACGGTCGCCTACAGCCGTAATCCTGTCGACTGGATGAAGATCGGCGAGACCTGGTCCGGCGACGGAGATGGGCACCTCAAGGTAGTCCCGGGCGGCGCGCGATTGGTCGATAAGCTCGGTGAGGGTGCGGTCGCGCTGCTGTTCAACAGCTCCGAACTGGCCTGGCGTCACGTTTCGATCAACGAAGCGACTGGCGCCTCATGGGATTGGCCTGAGTATCAGCCACATATCACTTTCACCTATGAGCCTGGATCGGTCGATCTGGAAGCGGTTGAGCCGTACCGCGGCAAGATCGAGCTCGGGCCGGAGATATTCGAGGAAATCACCCAATGA
- a CDS encoding DUF2213 domain-containing protein, which produces MIFTDSVAVSGVRRTEDGYLVAEARVARTGIQDYLGTEIDPDNEHGLRDKPIVRVYRPESAVFHADAMHSYAYRPMTNGHPGGDGVNSKNWKDVAIGQTGGEVVRDGQFVKVPLVLMDASAIADYESGKRELSMGYGAEVVFQDGVSPEGEAFDCFLGPMKMNHLSLEHRARGGEHLRIGDNQPNTPTGGHDMADSLRTVIVDGLSVQTTDQGAQAIDKLTKQLADAGVNIKTLTDAHAAALAAKDGELAKKDAEIDDLRAKQLNDADIDKRVTARADLITKAKSIADADYTGKSDAEIRKAVVVAKLGDAAVAGKADAYVDARFEILVEDAAKNPANDPFRQHMIHQDGSTVRNESEKARLQMIADMQTAHQPKA; this is translated from the coding sequence ATGATCTTCACCGACTCTGTAGCCGTGTCCGGTGTTCGTCGCACTGAGGACGGCTATCTCGTCGCAGAGGCTCGCGTCGCCCGCACGGGCATTCAGGACTACCTCGGCACCGAGATTGACCCTGATAACGAACACGGTCTGCGCGACAAGCCGATTGTTCGCGTCTACCGACCTGAAAGCGCCGTCTTTCACGCTGACGCCATGCATTCCTATGCCTACCGCCCCATGACCAATGGCCACCCGGGTGGTGATGGCGTCAATTCCAAAAACTGGAAGGACGTCGCCATTGGCCAAACCGGTGGCGAAGTTGTTCGCGACGGCCAGTTCGTCAAGGTGCCGCTGGTGCTGATGGACGCCAGCGCAATCGCCGACTACGAGTCAGGCAAGCGTGAGCTGTCCATGGGGTACGGCGCTGAAGTCGTGTTTCAGGACGGCGTATCGCCGGAAGGGGAGGCGTTCGATTGCTTCCTCGGCCCCATGAAAATGAATCACCTCAGTCTTGAGCATCGCGCTCGGGGCGGCGAACACCTTCGCATCGGTGACAACCAACCAAACACCCCCACAGGAGGCCATGACATGGCTGATTCACTGCGTACGGTCATCGTTGATGGCCTGTCCGTCCAGACGACCGATCAAGGCGCCCAGGCAATCGACAAGCTGACCAAGCAGCTGGCCGATGCCGGGGTAAACATCAAGACGCTGACTGATGCGCACGCCGCAGCACTGGCTGCCAAAGACGGCGAACTGGCCAAGAAGGACGCCGAGATCGACGACCTCAGGGCCAAGCAGCTCAACGATGCCGACATCGACAAGCGCGTCACCGCCCGCGCCGACCTGATCACCAAAGCGAAGTCCATCGCTGACGCCGACTACACCGGCAAGAGCGATGCCGAAATCCGCAAGGCTGTCGTGGTCGCCAAGCTTGGCGACGCAGCGGTGGCTGGCAAGGCCGATGCCTACGTCGACGCGCGCTTCGAGATCCTTGTCGAGGATGCAGCCAAGAACCCGGCCAATGACCCGTTCCGTCAACACATGATTCACCAGGACGGCAGCACCGTCCGCAATGAATCGGAAAAAGCGCGTCTGCAGATGATTGCCGACATGCAGACCGCCCACCAGCCGAAGGCATAA
- a CDS encoding structural cement protein Gp24, whose amino-acid sequence MATYQTNYTNAPAKGVPGLVANEEKCNKISRTVSNAEGIVFGAPGFRVAGAGNDHKIAATGTLFLGLAVLSAAVPPVATGSTLIDGYPQDFTGSFMTDGQMYVTAGASVVPGDDVYYVAATNRYTTTAAAGAVLIPGAFFDTTGANGDIVEISLKHRSA is encoded by the coding sequence ATGGCTACTTACCAAACCAACTACACCAACGCCCCAGCTAAGGGCGTTCCCGGCCTGGTCGCCAACGAAGAGAAGTGCAACAAGATCAGCCGCACTGTTTCGAACGCTGAAGGCATTGTCTTCGGCGCGCCCGGCTTCCGTGTGGCCGGCGCAGGCAACGATCACAAGATCGCGGCCACTGGCACCTTGTTCCTCGGCCTCGCCGTCCTGAGCGCTGCCGTTCCACCGGTTGCCACTGGCTCAACGCTGATCGATGGCTACCCGCAAGACTTCACTGGCTCGTTCATGACTGACGGCCAGATGTACGTCACTGCCGGCGCCTCTGTAGTGCCGGGCGATGACGTGTACTACGTCGCCGCTACCAATCGCTACACCACGACTGCCGCCGCCGGCGCCGTGTTGATCCCGGGCGCTTTCTTCGACACCACTGGTGCGAACGGCGACATCGTTGAAATCTCCCTCAAACATCGGAGCGCTTAA
- a CDS encoding DUF2184 domain-containing protein, translating to MPQVFEDAQSAFPFVLAQGRNIETRIYTRRYPAFNYAASIPVVTEGAPWAIGTTFFTVDTVGEAKFLSGSGTDMPFNSATHDQASHDFAMIGSGWEWNLEEVNQAQLYGINLSGTKADSAADKVERLLNNIAFVGSTEKRWTGLLNDTNVSRVDAASTGTGSSTFWPNKNPDQILDDVNGVLGSIRTNTGEVEWADTLRLPPDAFRHIATRRMGAGDGFMTVLEYLRKNNIYTAETGLPLDIAPLREARNASSDGGGRLVAYRKDPEVVRFHLPMPRRVLSPRQKSIMGFETGIIARTGGTEIRLPGAVAYLDEITPPVA from the coding sequence ATGCCTCAAGTTTTCGAAGACGCTCAGTCGGCGTTCCCGTTTGTCCTGGCCCAGGGCCGGAACATCGAAACGCGCATTTACACGCGCCGCTACCCGGCGTTCAACTACGCGGCCAGCATCCCGGTAGTAACCGAGGGCGCTCCGTGGGCCATCGGCACCACCTTCTTCACTGTCGATACCGTCGGCGAAGCGAAGTTCTTGTCTGGCTCTGGCACCGACATGCCGTTCAACTCGGCCACCCACGACCAGGCGTCGCATGACTTCGCCATGATCGGCTCCGGCTGGGAATGGAACCTGGAAGAAGTGAATCAGGCTCAGCTGTACGGCATCAACCTGAGCGGCACCAAGGCTGATTCTGCCGCTGACAAGGTCGAGCGACTGCTGAACAACATTGCCTTCGTGGGTAGCACCGAGAAGCGCTGGACCGGCCTCCTGAACGACACCAACGTTTCGCGCGTTGATGCGGCATCTACCGGCACTGGCAGTTCGACCTTCTGGCCGAACAAAAACCCGGATCAGATCCTGGACGATGTGAACGGTGTTCTGGGTAGCATCCGAACCAATACTGGCGAGGTTGAGTGGGCTGACACTCTGCGCCTGCCTCCTGATGCTTTCCGCCACATTGCCACGCGTCGCATGGGTGCAGGTGATGGCTTCATGACGGTCCTGGAGTACCTGCGCAAGAACAACATTTACACGGCAGAAACCGGTTTGCCGCTGGATATCGCGCCACTGCGTGAGGCTCGCAACGCCTCCTCGGATGGTGGCGGTCGCCTGGTTGCTTACCGGAAGGACCCCGAAGTGGTTCGCTTCCACCTGCCAATGCCGCGCCGCGTACTGTCCCCGCGCCAGAAGTCGATCATGGGCTTCGAAACCGGGATCATCGCGCGCACCGGTGGCACCGAGATTCGTCTTCCGGGCGCCGTGGCATACCTCGACGAAATCACCCCACCAGTAGCCTGA
- a CDS encoding DnaT-like ssDNA-binding protein, with amino-acid sequence MPEFYGTVAAADAYHLARANAAWTGDDTAKQAALLRASVYIDGRYRKLLASGAWQSLFPGVKTEGRGQTREWPRTGAEDYEGHAIEPDQVPVEVENATFEAALRELASPGSLSPDFVAAQTIKREKVGPLETEFAVGNGADAAGSVRPVISTIDEMIAPVLVARYALPAVFVV; translated from the coding sequence ATGCCTGAATTCTACGGAACCGTTGCCGCGGCGGACGCCTATCACCTTGCGCGTGCAAATGCGGCCTGGACTGGTGATGACACTGCAAAACAGGCGGCACTGCTCAGGGCATCGGTCTACATCGACGGCCGCTATCGGAAGCTGCTCGCTTCTGGCGCCTGGCAGTCATTGTTCCCCGGCGTGAAGACTGAGGGCAGAGGGCAAACCAGGGAGTGGCCGCGCACCGGTGCCGAGGATTATGAAGGGCATGCAATCGAGCCCGACCAGGTCCCGGTAGAAGTCGAAAATGCGACCTTCGAAGCCGCGCTACGCGAGTTGGCCTCGCCCGGCAGCCTCAGTCCTGATTTCGTTGCTGCTCAAACCATCAAGCGCGAAAAGGTCGGGCCGCTGGAGACCGAGTTTGCCGTCGGCAACGGCGCTGACGCTGCAGGCTCCGTTCGCCCGGTCATTAGCACGATCGACGAGATGATTGCTCCGGTTCTGGTCGCACGGTATGCGCTCCCCGCGGTGTTCGTTGTATGA
- a CDS encoding phage tail terminator-like protein encodes MSHARARRAIEVKLDAWAEAEGLMVAHGAEPFDPPEGQVYLRAFLIPASTTCRYLNASELEYSGIYQVSIITPIDQLISVPEQIIDQLSALFPLDSLLDRAGFLGQVSAPVEQGPTITEPDRYTVPASFTYRGSAAP; translated from the coding sequence ATGAGCCATGCTCGCGCACGCCGCGCTATCGAGGTGAAGCTCGACGCATGGGCCGAGGCAGAAGGGCTCATGGTCGCCCATGGTGCGGAGCCATTCGACCCGCCGGAAGGCCAGGTCTATTTGCGAGCCTTCTTGATCCCGGCAAGCACCACATGCCGCTACCTGAATGCGAGCGAGCTTGAGTACAGCGGCATCTATCAGGTCAGCATCATCACCCCGATCGATCAGCTGATCTCTGTGCCTGAACAAATCATCGATCAGCTATCAGCGCTTTTCCCGCTCGACTCTCTGCTGGATAGGGCTGGCTTTCTCGGCCAGGTCTCCGCTCCCGTCGAGCAGGGCCCCACCATCACGGAGCCGGATAGATACACGGTTCCTGCGTCTTTCACCTACCGTGGAAGCGCTGCGCCATAG
- a CDS encoding phage tail tube protein translates to MQKRIPLPNGTTIWVSPAVTPGTFAPPGPTDASWIEVQKVTALTHSGGDEKFSTHSPLGSYEDVRTPAGRNLMDIQLSFEDAPDSAYAAAIAQGMDARAALAWKFKLPGGLTNIVFAGYASGAMLPVLDRNQLMTIAITIAVIGTPKRITT, encoded by the coding sequence ATGCAAAAACGTATCCCTCTACCCAATGGAACGACGATCTGGGTCAGCCCGGCCGTTACTCCCGGCACATTCGCCCCGCCTGGCCCGACGGACGCAAGCTGGATTGAAGTGCAGAAGGTCACCGCACTGACCCACTCGGGTGGCGATGAGAAGTTTTCCACCCATTCACCGCTGGGCAGTTATGAAGATGTGCGCACACCTGCCGGTCGCAACCTGATGGATATCCAGTTGAGCTTTGAGGATGCGCCAGATTCTGCCTACGCGGCAGCAATCGCGCAGGGCATGGATGCCCGGGCGGCGCTGGCCTGGAAGTTCAAGCTGCCAGGCGGCCTGACCAATATCGTTTTCGCCGGCTATGCAAGCGGCGCAATGCTCCCGGTCCTTGATCGAAACCAGCTCATGACTATCGCCATCACCATCGCCGTGATCGGCACGCCGAAACGCATCACCACCTGA
- a CDS encoding phage tail protein — MATRIALPNGATMELAVSFSTAKLITAISNANPAVASATGNGLADGDIVLLQSSWGKLDGRAVRVADAATDNFALEGISTLNADFYTADGGAGSFQSAASWVEITKITGASLTGGEQQFLTVGYLSDDDDRQYPTNRNPMSMALTVEDQPTAAYVPVAEGYTDNKTQTVLRLNLPNGDKILYPGFCTITDTPTLERNALMTRTVNFALSGRPVRYVKAA; from the coding sequence ATGGCTACTCGTATTGCGCTGCCGAACGGCGCGACTATGGAACTCGCAGTCAGCTTTTCTACTGCAAAACTGATCACCGCCATCAGTAACGCGAACCCCGCTGTAGCGAGCGCTACAGGTAACGGCCTGGCTGATGGCGATATCGTTCTTCTCCAGTCGAGCTGGGGAAAGCTGGATGGTCGTGCTGTCCGTGTTGCCGATGCTGCCACCGACAATTTCGCTCTGGAAGGCATCAGCACGCTGAACGCCGATTTCTACACCGCAGACGGCGGCGCTGGCAGCTTCCAGTCAGCAGCAAGCTGGGTCGAAATCACCAAGATTACGGGCGCGTCACTGACTGGCGGCGAGCAGCAATTTCTGACTGTTGGCTACTTGTCGGATGACGATGATCGCCAGTACCCGACCAACCGCAACCCTATGAGCATGGCGCTGACGGTTGAAGACCAGCCGACTGCTGCGTACGTGCCGGTTGCCGAAGGCTACACCGACAACAAAACCCAGACCGTGCTGCGCCTGAATCTGCCCAACGGCGACAAGATTCTCTACCCGGGCTTCTGCACCATCACCGACACCCCGACACTGGAACGAAACGCACTGATGACCCGCACAGTGAACTTCGCTCTTTCCGGCCGTCCTGTTCGCTACGTCAAAGCCGCGTAA
- a CDS encoding phage tail assembly chaperone: MAKISIKQNPTFKLDVEIPRIGDKPVKVPFVFAYRDRDELSEFADNGIQHGKEVRELIEKECTVRELSSKSEEFQTSQLLLIVKGWGFDDELNEENIRALVRSHAAVPDAIVAAYQSAYNKAREGN; this comes from the coding sequence ATGGCCAAGATTTCCATCAAGCAGAACCCAACCTTCAAACTCGACGTTGAAATCCCGCGCATCGGCGACAAGCCGGTCAAGGTGCCTTTCGTGTTCGCCTACCGTGACCGCGATGAGCTTTCCGAATTCGCCGACAACGGAATCCAGCACGGCAAAGAAGTGCGCGAGCTGATTGAAAAGGAATGCACCGTTCGCGAGCTCTCCAGCAAATCTGAAGAGTTCCAGACCAGTCAGCTCTTGCTGATCGTCAAGGGCTGGGGCTTCGATGACGAACTGAACGAAGAAAACATCCGAGCACTGGTGCGCAGTCATGCGGCCGTCCCTGACGCAATCGTCGCGGCGTACCAATCGGCCTATAACAAGGCGCGCGAGGGAAACTGA
- a CDS encoding DUF1799 domain-containing protein — MKPEDLEIEIELWAINAEAFSVFNSMSTQWRSGMSGATGLDYTALPVVMDLEGVKADNRQQVFRDVRTMEQEALRTMADNQE; from the coding sequence ATGAAGCCGGAGGACCTGGAGATCGAAATCGAACTGTGGGCCATCAATGCCGAAGCCTTCAGCGTGTTCAACTCCATGAGCACGCAATGGCGCTCCGGCATGAGCGGGGCGACAGGCCTGGATTACACCGCGCTACCTGTCGTGATGGATCTGGAGGGGGTGAAGGCTGATAACCGTCAGCAAGTGTTCAGAGATGTGCGGACCATGGAGCAGGAAGCGTTGCGGACGATGGCTGACAACCAGGAGTGA
- a CDS encoding superinfection immunity protein codes for MSNGSNALGLVLIFFCIVIYFIPALNASRREHSNSVAIFLLNLFLGWTLIGWVAALVWSASAISPAPTESLHTEEAAPVEQDKYQKLEILASLKERGMITDEEFQKEKAELLGS; via the coding sequence ATGTCAAACGGCTCTAATGCACTGGGACTTGTCCTAATTTTTTTCTGCATAGTTATTTATTTTATTCCGGCATTAAACGCTTCTCGTAGAGAGCACTCGAATTCAGTAGCCATTTTCTTGCTTAACCTGTTTCTTGGCTGGACTCTCATTGGGTGGGTTGCAGCTCTTGTTTGGTCCGCGTCTGCTATCTCTCCCGCCCCCACAGAATCGTTACACACCGAAGAGGCCGCACCTGTCGAGCAGGACAAGTACCAAAAGCTTGAAATCCTTGCCTCTTTGAAGGAGAGGGGAATGATTACCGATGAAGAGTTTCAAAAAGAGAAAGCTGAGCTCCTGGGGAGCTGA